Genomic window (Podarcis muralis chromosome 9, rPodMur119.hap1.1, whole genome shotgun sequence):
ATGTGGCCTAGCAGTGAGATTAAGAAATAATATACTTGGTACACATATAGCACAATCCAGTACATGCCCATTCAGAAATAAACCCATTGAGTTTTAGTCAGTTTACTTCCAGATAAGTGAGTGCAGGATTGCAGTCCTGAATGGTTTGAACGGCACTGATTTCaaagtgacttttccccattTATAGGCGGACCTTTAGTACATTTACTGAGAAGTAAATTCTGCTGAGTTCAGTGATTCTTACTTCCCTGTAAATGGGCCTAGGATTACAGCCTTTACTGTCCCCTTTTCAATGCATATTTGTAGACCATATGGGAATTTTAACGCAGGGCGTTTAATCATTTCTCCtactttctattattatttgtataagaCATCAGAAAACCGGTTAACAGCCGagtcctctgcatgtttacttgggagaAAACCCTACAGCGTTCGGCGGTGTTCATTCCGcagtgaggctgcaatcctgccgACACTCATGGGAAGAACGCGCCGCTAAATCGAGGGGCCTTTTGTTGCAGAGTAAACCACCTGCTGCTGCAACAACACAGCGGGCCGCGcgcgtgcatgcatgcatgcttccTCCAAGGAAAGCACCCGACGTTAATTGGCGCTTGCTCCGAAGTAAGCTCTCATAGGCTTGCAAAGCTCGCTCCACGAGACCCGCACAGCTGTGGCGAGTGACTCTCGTTTGGGTCTCCCGGGAGAGGAGGCGGCCCGCCCAGCGGGCTATTTAAGCCTCGTCCGTGATGAGCGCAGCCCGGGGCAATGGCCGCTTTGGTGGACGACGCCATGGAGAGCTACTCGTCGTACCCTTCCTACAACCCTTACTCCTACCGCTACCCGAGAGGCAAAGGCGGGCAGGGTCCTTGGAGGCAGCGGGGCGGCTACTTCTCCGGTTATGGCGAGACGGCGGCGGTGGCGGCCGCGGCGGCCGAGTACTTCGACAACTACCAGCGGGCGCAGCTGAAAGCCATCCTGTCCCAGGTGAACCCCAACCTGACTCCCCGCCTGCGCAAGGCCAACACCAAGGAGGTGGGCGTGCAAGTCAACCCGCGCCAGGACGCCTCGGTGCAGTGCTCGCTCGGGCCGCGGCCGCTCTTCTTGCGCCGCCGCGCCGTCGAGCAGGAGCAAGGCAGCCCCGTCAGCGGCGCCTGCCGCTCCGTGCGCTTCCCCAGGACCATCGCCGTCTACTCGCCCGTGGCTCCGCGGCGCCTCACCACCTTCCTGGAGGAAGCCGAGCCGCCCGACGGCCCCGCCGCGGCCTCGACGACGCCGAAAGCCGACGAGGCGCGCGCCGGCGGGGAGAAGGCTGAGGGCCCCGCCGACCTGCAAGAGGAGCAGCGGCCGCCGCGCCCCAAGGCCGAGAGCAAGGAGGGCTCGGGCCCAGCACCCGAGGGCGGCCTGGAACAGCCGGAGAAGCCTGGGGAGGACGGCGAGGGGGcgccgccccagccagaggagaAGCGGGGAGACGAGGCCGCGGAGAAGCCCTCGGAGGGGCCTCGAGAGGAAAGCAAGGCCCGCGTGCGCTTCCAGGTGGGTCCCTCGGCGGCTGCCCTCGCCTCAGCTTCCCGCCTGTTGCTTACTTGTTCAGGAGACTCGCTCTTCCTTATTTCCCTTGTGCGCCAGCGGAGggttgggttttctttttaataataataataatactaaggatgctaatgtttaagttaaattttataagaactgtgatttggaaaaccgttaaaaggacatgcaatgaaattcaaccaaggggaagcgaggaagtcaatTAACAAAGTTAAAAAGTGTAATTTAATAAGCCTTTTAATAAGGCTATGAGTTatgtttgttttatgtgtttgtttataatgttgagaaaacaattttttttttgaataataataatataaaataaaatatatttttttattaattataccTGCCcacctggttgggtttccccagccattctgggcggctcccagcagaatactaaaaacaccataaaacatcaaatataaaaacttccctaaacagggttggtttattttattttattttatttttgctgcgcTTCAGTGAAATTCTCAGGGTGGCAGTCAAAGTAAAAACACGTTTATTTATTCCTTGAATTTTTATACCGCCCTATAACCGCAGGCCTATGTGCAGAACAATAAAACAAAGCAGGAAGGCATAAAAATGGACAAAGGAAGGCATAAAAAAGGACATAAAAATTCAGCTGAGTGGATGAAACTTAACCAGCCCCTTCTGCCCTATGGTGTCTGGGGCTCCTGTGGGAGTCCTTATTTGTGGGGTGGTAGTTAGTCTGCTTAGGCCAGGCTTGGCCAAATTGTGTAGCGGGAACAAGCCTTACTTTCCTGAATGAAGAATAGAGCTATCCTTCCGCTCTTGTAAGTGAAAACTTGAGTTTTAGAGAGCCTGAGGGCCCAACAACAGgcagtgcatttttgtacataactCTTGGACATGTTTGCTTAAAACCAGAAGCAGCCTCTGGGGGGCTTTAAAGTCTGGGCAAAAGTTTACACTGTAGGAGCCAACGCCAAAgggcctttctctctcccccgcccaataaaataaaatatttgagggtgtcagcccccgcccccaaggttgatgggcattgcctttcaaatagtgtcatgtgattgattatatgggttGGGGTTTATctgcctccccaatattttattcaagttgcccccctcccccgtgTGGCAGGATGAAATTAACCATTTCCCTCTCCCAAGCTTGGActtgttgtggggggtggggagttaccTTCAGGTGCTTTcaggttaaaaaaaacacacaaggctGTATGCTATACATCAATTTTACTCTTGTAAGACTTGTACAAGTTGGGCACCTGCACTGTCCGTTTTGGCATGAGGCCGATTGTGATGTGCTTCATTGGGCAAAGGCAAGCTGTCCTAGGCTCTTCATGCAGGCCTAACGAGAATCCTTGGATAATTAAAGTATCTGATTCAGAAGAGCAGAGGAATTACCTGCCTATGGCAAAGGGAGCAAAGTTGAATATAGGCGTAGAGTAGACCCTGTGGTGTTGGTTTCATAGGAGCTTTTTGTACTTTGTGGGTTGTTGGCTTGggccagtggtggggaacctgtgactctccagatgttgctgagcacAGGTAATGCTGGCTGcaactggtgggagttggagatcaaaacatctggagggccacatggtaCCCACCCCTGACTTTTCAGTTGCTCATG
Coding sequences:
- the ZAR1 gene encoding zygote arrest protein 1 isoform X2, with the protein product MAALVDDAMESYSSYPSYNPYSYRYPRGKGGQGPWRQRGGYFSGYGETAAVAAAAAEYFDNYQRAQLKAILSQVNPNLTPRLRKANTKEVGVQVNPRQDASVQCSLGPRPLFLRRRAVEQEQGSPVSGACRSVRFPRTIAVYSPVAPRRLTTFLEEAEPPDGPAAASTTPKADEARAGGEKAEGPADLQEEQRPPRPKAESKEGSGPAPEGGLEQPEKPGEDGEGAPPQPEEKRGDEAAEKPSEGPREESKARVRFQFLEQKYGYYHCKDCNIRWESAYVWCVQGTNKVYFRQFCRTCQKSYNPYRVEDITCQIQYSFRLG
- the ZAR1 gene encoding zygote arrest protein 1 isoform X1, translated to MAALVDDAMESYSSYPSYNPYSYRYPRGKGGQGPWRQRGGYFSGYGETAAVAAAAAEYFDNYQRAQLKAILSQVNPNLTPRLRKANTKEVGVQVNPRQDASVQCSLGPRPLFLRRRAVEQEQGSPVSGACRSVRFPRTIAVYSPVAPRRLTTFLEEAEPPDGPAAASTTPKADEARAGGEKAEGPADLQEEQRPPRPKAESKEGSGPAPEGGLEQPEKPGEDGEGAPPQPEEKRGDEAAEKPSEGPREESKARVRFQFLEQKYGYYHCKDCNIRWESAYVWCVQGTNKVYFRQFCRTCQKSYNPYRVEDITCQSCKQTRCVCPVKLRHVDPKRPHRQDLCGRCKGKRLSCDSTFSFKYII